The Paenibacillus macerans genome includes a window with the following:
- the pflA gene encoding pyruvate formate-lyase-activating protein, with translation MLKGRIHSLETFGTVDGPGIRFVLFMQGCLLQCQYCHNPDTWNLSGGKEMTVEEVLSEIEPYLNYYRPSGGGLTVSGGEATLQAPFVTELFREAKKRWNLHTTLDTNGYNEGDKIRDLLDVTDLVLLDLKHIDNEKHIKLTGKPNDRMLNMARWLSDHGRSMWIRHVFVPGIHDDEQDLRELGRFIGSLQGVEKFEILPYHQMGIYKWQELGWDYPLDGVPSPTEEQIEWAYRIIHEGEREAAEQREVHVN, from the coding sequence ATGCTAAAAGGTCGCATACATTCATTAGAAACTTTCGGAACGGTCGATGGCCCGGGTATTCGCTTCGTGCTCTTCATGCAAGGCTGCCTGCTGCAGTGCCAGTACTGCCATAATCCAGACACCTGGAACCTGTCGGGCGGAAAAGAAATGACGGTAGAGGAAGTGCTCAGCGAAATCGAACCCTACCTGAACTACTACCGCCCGTCCGGCGGAGGGCTCACGGTCTCGGGCGGGGAAGCGACACTGCAAGCCCCGTTCGTGACCGAGCTGTTCCGGGAAGCGAAGAAACGCTGGAACCTTCATACTACGCTGGATACAAACGGGTATAATGAAGGGGATAAAATCCGCGACCTGCTGGATGTGACCGACCTCGTACTGCTCGATTTAAAGCATATCGACAACGAAAAGCACATCAAGCTGACCGGCAAACCGAACGACCGGATGCTGAACATGGCCCGCTGGCTGTCCGATCATGGACGGAGCATGTGGATCCGCCACGTATTCGTGCCCGGCATCCATGACGACGAACAAGATCTGCGGGAGCTTGGGCGGTTTATCGGCAGCTTGCAGGGCGTTGAGAAGTTCGAGATTCTCCCGTACCACCAAATGGGGATCTACAAATGGCAGGAGCTTGGCTGGGATTATCCGCTTGACGGCGTTCCATCGCCGACGGAGGAACAAATCGAATGGGCGTACCGGATCATTCATGAGGGAGAACGGGAAGCGGCAGAGCAAAGAGAAGTTCATGTCAATTAA
- a CDS encoding extracellular solute-binding protein, translated as MRKSLLLLLSLIFIASALLAGCGSSGNGGNKAPANEGQGTENKGNAGSGTETSNEPFEITIRHTQVGESKKFRLAMLEDIVKQTEAAVPGLTIKLDAVDSEVNRKEKLRGEMAAGKPPEIFDVFGSPDAALYAKEGLMLDLTPIIEELGIKDKFTTLDPFTHDGKVYGLPIGGSIEGFFYNKEYFQQKGLQVPKTLGELEQIAEKIKADGKIPFAQASKDAWIPLMTTNNLWSYYAGPEITYGFKSGATKWTDENMVKAIAKHQEWVQKGYFKKGELGFEYADMRNQIITGEAMMMMDGSWANSVFRDPEQAGDMVGKIGYFNMPPLNEGDPVIVMQDANNGYGFSSAVAEDPRKLAAVKEFIKNMWTEEMQLRGLKEDGVLPAMKMDLEQMKTASDDPLMQDIFKGVSEIGTSFPAFDALVQADVNTALSMGIQQIIGEEIKPEQMLENVQAAQDAANAVE; from the coding sequence ATGAGGAAAAGTTTGCTGCTGTTGCTGTCTTTGATTTTTATCGCCTCCGCGCTGCTCGCCGGCTGCGGATCATCAGGCAACGGGGGGAATAAAGCTCCGGCGAACGAAGGGCAAGGGACCGAGAATAAGGGGAATGCCGGATCCGGGACAGAGACAAGCAATGAACCGTTCGAGATTACGATTCGCCACACGCAAGTCGGGGAATCGAAGAAGTTCCGGTTAGCGATGCTCGAGGATATCGTCAAGCAGACGGAAGCGGCCGTCCCTGGCCTCACGATCAAGCTGGATGCGGTGGACTCCGAAGTCAACCGCAAGGAGAAGCTGCGCGGCGAAATGGCCGCCGGGAAACCGCCGGAAATCTTCGACGTGTTCGGCAGCCCGGATGCGGCACTGTATGCCAAAGAGGGCTTGATGCTCGATTTGACGCCGATTATCGAAGAGCTTGGCATCAAGGATAAATTTACGACCCTCGATCCGTTTACCCATGACGGCAAAGTGTACGGACTGCCGATCGGCGGATCGATCGAAGGTTTCTTCTACAATAAAGAATATTTTCAGCAAAAAGGGCTGCAGGTGCCCAAAACGCTGGGCGAACTGGAGCAAATCGCCGAGAAGATCAAGGCCGACGGCAAAATTCCGTTTGCGCAAGCCTCCAAGGACGCCTGGATTCCGTTGATGACCACCAACAATTTATGGTCGTATTACGCGGGGCCTGAAATTACGTACGGGTTCAAAAGCGGCGCGACAAAATGGACGGACGAAAATATGGTTAAAGCGATCGCCAAACACCAGGAATGGGTGCAAAAGGGATATTTCAAAAAAGGCGAGCTGGGCTTTGAATACGCGGACATGCGAAATCAGATCATCACGGGCGAAGCGATGATGATGATGGACGGCTCTTGGGCCAACTCCGTCTTCCGCGATCCCGAGCAGGCCGGCGACATGGTCGGTAAAATCGGCTACTTCAACATGCCGCCGCTAAACGAAGGCGACCCGGTCATCGTCATGCAGGACGCCAACAACGGTTACGGCTTCTCCAGCGCCGTCGCTGAAGATCCGCGGAAGCTGGCGGCCGTCAAAGAGTTCATCAAAAACATGTGGACGGAAGAAATGCAGCTGCGCGGCCTTAAAGAAGACGGCGTGCTGCCGGCGATGAAAATGGATCTTGAGCAAATGAAAACGGCGTCCGATGATCCGCTTATGCAGGACATTTTCAAGGGCGTCAGCGAAATCGGGACCTCGTTCCCGGCGTTTGACGCTCTGGTGCAGGCTGATGTCAATACGGCGCTGAGCATGGGGATTCAGCAAATTATCGGCGAAGAAATCAAGCCGGAGCAAATGCTGGAAAACGTCCAGGCCGCACAGGATGCAGCCAACGCCGTAGAGTAA
- a CDS encoding carbohydrate ABC transporter permease, translated as MNKALRNPLLYVLFVLPAFVLFLAFFIYPIFTAINHSFASWNGISKNLSYIGLDNYATAMHDKAFWKSVRNNAYFILFSCLIQVPLIVFFSLLIASVKKLKGLYKTAVFMPSIMSTAVIGILWGFIYNPDFGLMNKVLGMFGIPPVYWLSDKNWAMLSILITNAWQWTGFYIVMVLAAILAIPRELEEAAAIDGASGIQRALKITIPLIMPIISVVIMLSVAGAMKAADIVLVMTKGGPAGSTDVMATYMIRYAITSFRHGFGNAIAVLIFVFTILITAAYQLFVSRRTERIEY; from the coding sequence ATGAACAAAGCGCTTAGAAATCCCCTGCTGTACGTGCTGTTTGTTTTACCGGCTTTTGTGCTTTTTCTGGCTTTCTTTATATATCCGATTTTTACCGCCATTAATCACAGCTTTGCCAGCTGGAACGGAATCTCGAAAAATCTAAGCTATATCGGTCTGGACAATTACGCCACGGCCATGCATGATAAAGCTTTTTGGAAATCGGTGCGCAACAACGCGTATTTCATCCTGTTTTCCTGCCTGATCCAGGTGCCGCTGATCGTCTTTTTTTCGCTGCTGATCGCGAGTGTGAAAAAGCTAAAAGGCTTGTACAAGACGGCCGTGTTTATGCCGTCCATCATGTCGACCGCCGTCATCGGCATTTTATGGGGGTTCATCTATAACCCGGATTTCGGGCTGATGAACAAGGTGCTGGGCATGTTCGGGATTCCGCCGGTCTATTGGCTGTCCGACAAAAATTGGGCGATGCTTTCCATTCTGATTACCAATGCCTGGCAGTGGACAGGTTTCTACATCGTGATGGTGCTGGCGGCGATCCTCGCCATTCCGCGAGAGCTGGAAGAAGCGGCGGCGATCGACGGGGCGAGCGGGATTCAGCGGGCGTTAAAAATCACGATTCCGCTCATCATGCCGATCATTTCCGTCGTCATCATGCTGTCGGTCGCCGGGGCGATGAAAGCGGCGGACATCGTGCTCGTCATGACCAAAGGCGGTCCGGCGGGATCGACGGACGTGATGGCGACGTATATGATCCGCTACGCGATCACCAGCTTCCGCCACGGCTTCGGCAACGCGATCGCGGTGCTCATTTTCGTGTTTACGATCCTCATTACGGCGGCGTACCAGCTCTTCGTCTCCAGACGAACGGAAAGGATTGAATATTGA
- a CDS encoding carbohydrate ABC transporter permease, translating into MRALKKTIPHIFLMAYLLVILYPFLFVLFSSVKSDNQAIAANPFGPPGSIIFDNYVNAWVNAKISTYFFNSLYIGVLSACLSILLAAMLAFAVTRMRYGRISMVIFQLILLGMLIPNNSLLLPIYGMMRRLNVLDTHLALILPYVANAIPLSVIILAAFMRSIPGEIEEAAVMDGLGSARLFARIIVPLTVPAIVTVFIVNFLGNWNEFLLANYFLSSDELRTLPVGMVGFRDAYNTNYAQMSAGIVFSVLPVMIIYAVLQEKIIEGVTAGSVKG; encoded by the coding sequence ATGAGAGCGCTCAAAAAAACGATCCCGCATATTTTTCTGATGGCTTATTTGCTCGTCATTTTATATCCGTTTCTGTTCGTGTTGTTTTCTTCGGTCAAAAGCGACAACCAGGCGATCGCTGCAAACCCGTTTGGGCCGCCGGGCTCGATCATATTTGACAATTACGTCAACGCCTGGGTGAACGCCAAGATCAGCACGTATTTTTTCAACAGTTTGTATATTGGCGTATTGTCGGCCTGTCTGTCCATCCTGCTGGCGGCGATGCTGGCGTTCGCGGTAACGCGGATGCGCTATGGCCGGATCAGCATGGTCATCTTTCAGCTGATTTTGCTGGGGATGCTGATTCCGAACAACTCGCTGTTGCTGCCGATTTACGGAATGATGCGCAGGCTGAACGTGCTCGACACGCATCTGGCGCTCATTTTGCCCTATGTGGCGAATGCGATTCCGCTTTCGGTCATTATCCTGGCCGCCTTCATGCGCTCGATCCCCGGGGAGATCGAAGAAGCCGCCGTCATGGACGGGCTCGGCTCCGCCAGGCTGTTCGCGCGGATCATCGTTCCGCTGACCGTTCCGGCTATCGTCACGGTGTTTATCGTCAATTTTCTCGGGAACTGGAACGAGTTTTTGCTGGCGAACTACTTTTTGTCCAGCGACGAGCTGCGCACGCTGCCGGTAGGCATGGTCGGTTTCCGCGACGCCTACAATACGAACTATGCCCAAATGTCGGCCGGGATTGTGTTCAGCGTGCTTCCCGTCATGATCATTTACGCCGTGCTGCAGGAAAAAATTATTGAAGGGGTGACGGCGGGAAGCGTTAAAGGATAA
- a CDS encoding cache domain-containing sensor histidine kinase: protein MNLRIKLFTAFLGLVIIPLFILGIITFWVTFRSIETKYSQQAEYSLKAIGYSIKSALHEMDNVTDNGIAKGVFQDALVAKDPDSQDLTATTQLELNANQRNFRSLLYSHPAIDYAFLYNLHGGERSNVIAIFNKENFQTLPYEKFKEHPLYNEVMALNGMPKWIGPHEYPELTGSDSVFTQIRLIKKLSNLERVGVLVVQIKNWEFEKIFQNLNLGSSLQDTRFMLVNDQGLILYDYQAELDGRQIGEYVSHKWRFPASYHSFKGKFDGQESVISIYKLQDYPWSLVSVTSWSYLSREVTTFAKWFVAIICVCVLTAMLFNVLFMNRITGTIGVIVRFMRKVESGDLQARVDEKGDDELLLLQKGFNNQMAKINELFKQVKREQLQKANAELRVLQAQIKPHFLFNTLESINVLAVQNEGRKVSEMVVRLASILRISIQGREEIGLSQEIEHLRNYLEIQKFRFDDLFDYEINIPDEMLNCRVLKLTLQPLVENSIQHGFEGIEYKGRITVTGSMEQDRILLKVADNGIGMTSEQLATIQYADLGEPACETVAPYPSHERRGLGLRSVYDRLRFKYGRKYGLFICSQPGHGTIIQCVIPKYGAGDEDASKSAAG from the coding sequence ATGAATCTGCGCATTAAATTGTTTACCGCCTTTTTGGGGCTTGTCATTATTCCTTTGTTTATTTTGGGGATTATTACGTTTTGGGTCACGTTCCGTTCGATCGAAACGAAATACAGCCAGCAGGCCGAATATTCGCTGAAGGCGATCGGCTACAGCATCAAAAGCGCGCTGCATGAAATGGACAACGTAACCGACAACGGCATTGCCAAGGGCGTGTTCCAGGATGCGCTGGTGGCGAAGGATCCGGATTCGCAGGATTTGACGGCGACAACCCAACTGGAGCTCAACGCCAACCAGCGGAACTTCCGTTCCCTGCTGTACAGCCATCCCGCCATCGATTACGCGTTCTTGTACAATCTCCACGGCGGGGAACGCTCGAATGTCATCGCGATTTTTAACAAGGAAAATTTTCAGACACTGCCCTACGAAAAATTCAAAGAGCATCCTTTATATAATGAAGTGATGGCGTTAAACGGGATGCCGAAGTGGATCGGTCCGCACGAATATCCGGAACTGACCGGGTCGGACAGCGTGTTCACGCAGATTCGGCTGATCAAGAAGCTGAGCAATCTGGAGCGTGTGGGCGTGCTGGTGGTGCAGATCAAAAACTGGGAGTTCGAAAAGATTTTTCAAAACTTGAATCTGGGCAGCAGTTTGCAGGATACCCGGTTTATGCTGGTCAACGATCAGGGGCTTATTTTGTACGATTATCAGGCGGAGCTGGATGGCCGGCAAATCGGGGAGTATGTTTCGCACAAATGGCGGTTCCCCGCAAGCTATCACAGTTTCAAAGGGAAATTTGACGGGCAGGAAAGCGTCATTTCGATCTATAAGCTGCAGGATTACCCCTGGAGCCTGGTGTCGGTGACTTCCTGGAGTTATTTGTCCCGGGAGGTGACGACGTTCGCCAAATGGTTTGTGGCGATCATTTGCGTGTGCGTGCTGACGGCGATGCTGTTTAACGTCCTGTTCATGAACCGGATTACCGGAACGATCGGCGTGATCGTGCGTTTCATGCGCAAGGTCGAAAGCGGCGATTTGCAAGCCCGGGTCGACGAAAAGGGCGACGACGAGCTGCTGCTGCTGCAAAAAGGCTTCAACAATCAAATGGCCAAAATCAATGAATTGTTCAAGCAGGTTAAGCGGGAGCAGCTGCAGAAGGCCAATGCCGAGCTCAGGGTGCTGCAGGCGCAAATCAAACCGCATTTTCTGTTTAATACGCTGGAATCGATCAACGTGCTTGCCGTGCAAAACGAAGGGCGCAAGGTCAGCGAAATGGTCGTCCGCCTTGCCAGCATTTTGCGCATCAGTATCCAGGGGCGGGAAGAGATCGGGCTGAGCCAGGAAATCGAGCATTTGCGCAATTATTTGGAGATCCAGAAGTTCAGGTTCGACGACTTGTTTGATTATGAAATCAACATTCCGGATGAGATGCTGAATTGCCGGGTGCTTAAATTGACGCTGCAGCCGCTGGTGGAAAACAGCATTCAGCACGGCTTTGAAGGAATTGAGTATAAAGGCAGGATCACGGTAACGGGGAGCATGGAACAAGACCGGATTTTGCTGAAGGTAGCGGACAACGGAATTGGGATGACGAGCGAACAGCTGGCGACGATTCAATACGCGGATCTGGGGGAACCGGCTTGCGAGACGGTGGCGCCTTATCCGAGCCATGAGCGGCGGGGGCTGGGGCTGCGCAGCGTGTATGATCGGCTAAGATTTAAGTACGGCCGCAAATACGGCTTGTTTATTTGCTCGCAGCCCGGACACGGAACGATCATTCAATGTGTGATACCTAAATACGGGGCGGGTGATGAGGATGCGTCTAAAAGCGCTGCTGGTTGA
- a CDS encoding response regulator — protein MRMRLKALLVDDEIHILSNLSKILPWQDMGFEIVGLARNGKDALEAANLHRPDLILSDIRMPVMDGITLLQKIRELNFPCEFLLLTGYQEFEYARTAIRYGVKDYICKPIHYAELEETVGRIAGEIREKRKTLGMEKRLHQARDLAAENFLLHALLGQETENGALWEEEEEPAEERRYAVMLLDFEGYSHHSLPWSAHERKAWNLRTKHAIKEIFGGVFPAGATVLQIREGEWCLVVPAKPDSPPITKRSLLPGFERLRQRLREGGEDGLAVRFCLEPRPQAAQELRAAYNRLQQMLILNPPEEWFLEAGGGRAEDLREIWPAEDSRMHWRWIELLGSGLRSGNQEVLEQVVAELKRYVGHADEHHAYAAVKLLHYLLIHLLREMRELQMLPGEQEEALWQRLQRSLDLKDLLSLIVSLIGQSRACLSSKKTSELLMMTAQNYIQRHLGDDFGIEELADHLGISTSYFCLLFKNHFGETFVEYLTKQRIELAKCLLRESERSIAQIGSEIGYQERRYFTKVFQKYTGMTPSDYRLKETNAS, from the coding sequence ATGAGGATGCGTCTAAAAGCGCTGCTGGTTGACGATGAAATTCATATTTTGAGCAATTTGTCGAAAATATTGCCTTGGCAGGATATGGGGTTTGAAATCGTCGGTTTGGCCCGGAACGGCAAGGATGCGCTGGAAGCGGCGAACTTGCATCGTCCCGACTTGATCTTGAGCGACATTCGCATGCCGGTCATGGACGGCATCACGCTGCTGCAAAAAATTCGCGAGCTGAATTTTCCCTGCGAATTTTTGCTTTTGACGGGGTATCAGGAGTTTGAATATGCAAGAACGGCGATCCGCTACGGGGTCAAAGATTACATCTGCAAGCCGATCCATTATGCCGAGCTGGAGGAAACGGTAGGCCGCATCGCCGGCGAAATTCGGGAAAAACGCAAAACGCTGGGCATGGAGAAACGCCTCCATCAGGCCAGGGATTTGGCCGCCGAAAATTTCCTGCTTCATGCGCTGCTGGGACAGGAAACGGAAAACGGCGCCTTGTGGGAGGAGGAGGAAGAACCAGCGGAAGAGCGGCGTTATGCCGTTATGCTGCTGGATTTCGAGGGCTACTCGCATCATTCCCTGCCCTGGAGCGCACATGAACGGAAAGCTTGGAATTTGCGGACCAAACACGCGATCAAAGAAATTTTTGGCGGCGTTTTCCCCGCGGGGGCCACGGTGCTGCAAATTCGCGAGGGGGAATGGTGTCTGGTGGTCCCGGCCAAGCCGGACAGCCCGCCGATCACGAAACGGTCGCTGCTCCCCGGGTTTGAACGCCTACGTCAGCGGCTCCGGGAAGGGGGCGAGGATGGCCTTGCGGTCCGTTTCTGCCTGGAACCGCGGCCGCAAGCGGCTCAGGAGCTGCGCGCCGCGTACAACCGGTTGCAGCAAATGCTCATCTTGAACCCGCCGGAGGAATGGTTTTTGGAGGCCGGGGGAGGACGTGCGGAGGACTTAAGGGAAATCTGGCCCGCGGAGGATTCGCGGATGCACTGGCGCTGGATCGAGCTGCTTGGCAGCGGCCTGCGAAGCGGAAATCAGGAGGTGCTGGAGCAGGTGGTGGCGGAGCTCAAACGGTATGTCGGGCACGCGGATGAGCACCATGCGTACGCAGCCGTTAAACTGCTGCATTACTTGCTGATCCATCTGCTGCGCGAAATGCGCGAACTGCAGATGCTGCCTGGCGAGCAGGAGGAAGCGTTGTGGCAAAGGCTGCAGCGCTCGCTTGATCTTAAGGATCTGCTGTCCCTGATCGTGTCGTTGATCGGGCAGTCGCGAGCCTGCCTCTCCTCCAAAAAGACCTCCGAACTGCTGATGATGACCGCGCAAAACTACATTCAGCGGCATTTGGGCGATGATTTCGGCATCGAGGAACTGGCCGATCACCTCGGGATCAGCACGAGTTATTTCTGCCTGCTGTTCAAAAACCACTTCGGGGAAACGTTCGTGGAATATTTGACCAAACAGCGGATCGAATTGGCCAAATGCCTGCTGCGTGAAAGCGAACGCTCGATCGCGCAAATCGGCAGCGAAATCGGGTACCAGGAGCGGCGCTATTTTACCAAAGTGTTTCAAAAATATACCGGGATGACGCCTTCCGATTACCGTCTGAAGGAGACAAACGCATCCTGA
- the nagZ gene encoding beta-N-acetylhexosaminidase, whose protein sequence is MNLGALTLEQKVGQLFICGFHGTTPDEHIRTLIRQYHIGGVVYFRRNIESAAQLAGLSRCLQAINREASQVPLFISIDQEGGMVARLDHEGMSRIPGNMALGAANDPKLAEQVAALAAREMALLGINFNFAPCVDVNNNPANPVIGVRSFGEDPQLVARHATAAIRGYRSQGVIATAKHFPGHGDTDADSHLGLAVVPHGKERLREVELVPFRRAIAAEVDAIMTAHVIFPAFEPDEIPATLSRRVLTELLREELGYRGLIVTDCLEMQAISRHFGVAEGAVRAIAAGADLILVSHTMTEQIAAIRQVCAAVRSGRLSEERIDAAAARILALKAERLGLGGGPKPEKAPELPHPLTPEAESAALLRRCAERSVTLVCEAGNLPLDPAKPVLVVWPELRHRTEVDEPAVHSYTLADALKPLHEQVVLALIGSRPAAAEIAAVLRQSEGFEQIVAVTYTAEGEIDEGQKSLVNALIQARGSRLIVASSRNPYDIRAFPDVGTYLCLYENRPFALQALAGVLTGKLRANGVLPVSLNARYSAGSAGDK, encoded by the coding sequence TTGAACTTAGGAGCACTCACCTTGGAGCAAAAGGTCGGCCAGCTGTTTATTTGCGGTTTTCACGGCACAACGCCGGATGAGCATATTCGGACGCTGATCCGGCAATACCATATCGGCGGGGTGGTCTATTTCCGCCGCAACATCGAATCGGCCGCGCAGCTTGCCGGCTTGTCGCGCTGCCTGCAAGCGATCAACCGGGAGGCGTCCCAAGTCCCGCTGTTCATTTCAATCGATCAGGAAGGCGGCATGGTCGCCCGGCTGGATCATGAAGGGATGAGCCGGATTCCGGGGAATATGGCGCTTGGAGCGGCAAACGATCCGAAGCTGGCGGAACAGGTGGCCGCGCTGGCCGCAAGGGAGATGGCCCTGCTTGGCATCAACTTCAATTTTGCGCCCTGCGTCGACGTCAACAACAATCCGGCGAATCCCGTCATCGGCGTTCGCTCCTTCGGGGAAGATCCGCAGCTTGTGGCGCGGCATGCGACGGCGGCGATCCGCGGCTACCGGAGCCAGGGCGTGATCGCCACGGCCAAGCATTTTCCCGGGCACGGCGACACGGACGCCGATTCCCACCTCGGGTTGGCCGTGGTGCCTCACGGCAAGGAGCGGCTGCGCGAGGTCGAGCTGGTTCCGTTCCGGCGGGCCATCGCGGCGGAAGTAGACGCGATCATGACGGCGCACGTCATTTTTCCGGCTTTTGAGCCTGACGAAATTCCGGCGACGTTGTCGCGCCGCGTGTTGACCGAATTGCTGCGCGAAGAGCTGGGGTACCGGGGGCTGATCGTCACCGATTGCCTGGAGATGCAGGCGATTTCCCGCCATTTCGGAGTGGCGGAAGGCGCCGTGCGCGCGATCGCAGCCGGGGCGGACCTGATCCTCGTCAGCCACACGATGACGGAGCAGATCGCCGCGATCCGGCAGGTGTGCGCGGCGGTGCGCAGCGGGCGCTTGAGCGAGGAGCGGATCGATGCGGCGGCGGCGCGGATTTTGGCGCTGAAGGCGGAGCGGCTTGGGCTCGGCGGCGGGCCTAAGCCGGAGAAGGCGCCGGAGCTGCCGCATCCGCTGACGCCGGAGGCGGAAAGCGCCGCGTTGCTCCGCCGCTGCGCCGAACGCAGCGTCACGCTCGTCTGCGAGGCCGGCAACCTGCCGCTCGATCCGGCCAAGCCCGTGCTTGTAGTGTGGCCGGAGCTGCGCCACCGCACCGAGGTGGATGAGCCGGCGGTGCACTCTTACACGCTCGCCGATGCGTTAAAGCCCCTGCATGAGCAGGTCGTCCTTGCGCTCATCGGCTCGCGTCCGGCGGCCGCGGAAATCGCCGCGGTGCTCCGGCAGAGCGAAGGTTTTGAACAAATCGTCGCGGTCACCTACACGGCGGAGGGAGAAATCGACGAGGGGCAGAAAAGCTTGGTGAATGCCCTCATTCAAGCCCGGGGTTCACGGCTGATCGTCGCTTCTTCGCGGAATCCTTACGATATCCGCGCATTTCCGGACGTCGGTACGTACTTGTGTCTTTACGAAAATCGTCCTTTTGCCCTTCAGGCGTTGGCCGGGGTATTGACCGGAAAACTTCGGGCGAACGGAGTCTTGCCGGTAAGCCTGAATGCCCGTTATTCCGCGGGGAGCGCGGGGGACAAATAG